The following proteins are co-located in the Bordetella bronchialis genome:
- a CDS encoding diacylglycerol kinase encodes MTPTPQHSPYKSTGGFRRIFNALRYSMQGFRAAIRYEAAFRQELVLAILLIPAAFWLGRSVLEVFILIMSVIMVLVTELLNSAVEALADALSVEMHPLLGRAKDLGSAAVLLCLIFTVAIWIAVAVGRFLL; translated from the coding sequence ATGACCCCTACACCGCAGCACTCGCCTTATAAGAGCACCGGCGGCTTCCGCCGCATTTTCAATGCGCTGCGCTATTCGATGCAGGGCTTCCGTGCCGCCATCCGCTATGAGGCGGCCTTCCGCCAGGAGCTGGTGCTGGCCATCCTGCTGATCCCGGCCGCCTTCTGGCTGGGGCGCTCGGTGCTGGAAGTCTTCATCCTGATCATGTCGGTGATCATGGTGCTGGTGACGGAACTGCTGAACTCCGCCGTGGAGGCGCTGGCCGATGCGCTCTCGGTGGAAATGCATCCCCTGCTGGGCCGCGCCAAGGACCTGGGCAGCGCGGCCGTGCTGCTGTGTTTGATTTTCACCGTGGCGATCTGGATCGCCGTGGCGGTGGGCCGCTTCCTGCTCTAG
- a CDS encoding FadR/GntR family transcriptional regulator — MPFQAIEPRRLYRQIADQLRALIERGEFPVGTRLPPERDLALKMGVSRPSVREALIALEVEGLVEVRMGSGIYVRARGEDAAAGSVVAESPLDTILARQLIEGELAAQAARVMTAAGIGGLREAVAVMREEAASGNIPARGDRLFHVRIAEATENSVLLRLVGELYDERHNPLAVQLGSHFENAESWEAAIAEHERVIDAIQAGDPSAARAAMRDHMARSHDRFTAHWSPADAASPGRRRVATRTMDRSPP, encoded by the coding sequence ATGCCGTTTCAAGCCATCGAACCGCGCCGCCTGTATCGCCAGATCGCCGATCAGTTGCGGGCCTTGATCGAACGGGGGGAATTCCCCGTCGGGACCCGCTTGCCGCCCGAGCGCGACCTGGCGCTGAAAATGGGCGTGTCGCGCCCGTCGGTGCGAGAGGCGCTGATCGCGCTGGAGGTCGAAGGCCTGGTGGAAGTCCGCATGGGCTCCGGCATCTACGTGCGGGCGCGTGGCGAGGACGCCGCGGCGGGCAGCGTGGTGGCGGAAAGCCCCTTGGATACCATCCTGGCGCGGCAGCTTATCGAAGGCGAACTCGCGGCGCAGGCCGCGCGCGTCATGACGGCCGCCGGTATCGGTGGCCTGCGCGAGGCGGTGGCGGTCATGCGGGAAGAGGCCGCGTCGGGCAACATCCCGGCGCGCGGCGACCGCCTGTTCCACGTGCGCATCGCCGAGGCCACGGAAAACTCCGTGCTGTTGCGCCTGGTGGGCGAGCTGTACGACGAACGCCACAACCCGCTGGCGGTGCAGTTGGGCAGTCATTTCGAGAACGCGGAAAGCTGGGAAGCCGCCATCGCGGAGCACGAGCGCGTCATCGACGCGATCCAGGCCGGCGATCCATCGGCGGCGCGCGCCGCGATGCGCGACCACATGGCGCGGTCGCACGACCGTTTCACCGCGCACTGGTCGCCGGCCGACGCGGCGTCGCCGGGCCGGCGCAGGGTGGCCACAAGGACCATGGACCGGAGTCCGCCATAG
- a CDS encoding L-idonate 5-dehydrogenase yields MSLACRIHGARDLRLEADEPAPLAAHEVELRLGAAGICGSDLHYFLHGRVGAFVIREPLIPGHEASGVVTRVGDAVTRVAPGMKVAINPSHPCGRCDYCRAGRDNLCSNMRFLGSASVYPHVQGMFRERFVMGERQLTPVPEDISLGELACAEPLSIGLHGVRRAGEMMGRTVLVTGGGTIGCMTVIAARLAGAARIVVCDIADRPLEMARTVGADATVRGDAVDARELADIADISIEAAGSPAALATCLAATRRGGRIVQVGTLPGEGLHFPANSIMARELDYVGAFRAGPEFDWAVAYLRARKVDVRPLMSAQLPLDQAVEAFELAADRTRSTKVQLVCE; encoded by the coding sequence ATGAGCCTGGCCTGCCGCATACACGGCGCCCGCGACCTGCGCCTGGAGGCCGACGAACCCGCGCCGCTGGCGGCGCACGAGGTCGAACTGCGCCTCGGGGCGGCCGGCATCTGCGGCTCGGACCTGCATTACTTCCTGCATGGCCGTGTCGGCGCCTTCGTCATCCGCGAGCCGCTCATCCCGGGCCATGAGGCCTCCGGCGTCGTGACGCGCGTGGGCGATGCCGTCACGCGCGTGGCGCCCGGCATGAAGGTGGCGATCAACCCCTCGCACCCTTGCGGGCGCTGCGATTACTGCCGCGCGGGCCGCGACAACCTGTGCAGCAATATGCGCTTCCTGGGCAGTGCCAGCGTCTATCCGCACGTGCAGGGCATGTTCCGCGAGCGCTTCGTGATGGGCGAGCGCCAGCTGACGCCGGTGCCCGAGGATATCTCGCTGGGCGAACTCGCCTGTGCGGAGCCGCTGTCCATCGGCCTGCACGGCGTTCGCCGCGCCGGCGAAATGATGGGCCGCACGGTGCTCGTTACCGGCGGCGGCACCATAGGCTGCATGACGGTGATCGCCGCCCGGCTGGCGGGCGCCGCCCGCATCGTCGTCTGCGATATTGCCGACCGTCCGCTGGAGATGGCGCGCACCGTGGGCGCGGACGCCACGGTGCGCGGCGATGCCGTGGACGCCCGCGAGCTGGCCGACATCGCCGATATTTCCATCGAGGCCGCGGGCAGCCCCGCGGCGCTGGCCACCTGCCTGGCGGCGACGCGGCGTGGCGGCCGCATCGTGCAGGTGGGCACCTTGCCCGGCGAAGGCCTGCATTTCCCCGCCAACAGCATCATGGCCCGCGAGCTCGACTATGTCGGGGCGTTCCGCGCGGGCCCCGAATTCGATTGGGCCGTGGCCTACCTGCGCGCCCGCAAGGTGGATGTCCGCCCCTTGATGAGCGCGCAATTGCCGCTGGACCAGGCCGTCGAGGCCTTCGAGCTGGCGGCCGACCGGACCCGCAGTACCAAGGTGCAACTCGTATGTGAATGA
- a CDS encoding sialic acid TRAP transporter substrate-binding protein SiaP, with protein MKQGQAVKLLFAALAFAVSAGAMAQTKLKWAHVYETSEPFHTESVWAAQEIEKRTNGRYHIDVYPASQLGKENDINQGLTLGTVDMIISGSSFAAKSFPRIGVTYYPYTFRDPQHLLAYTKSDIYRELSDGYEKKSGNHIVATTYYGTRQTTSNRRVQKCSDMQGLKMRVPDVPAYLAMPRACGANTSPIAFAEVYLALQNGTVEAQENPLTTIEAKKFYEVQKYIALTGHIVDHLNTIISGQLWKKLSPEDRKIFSEVAQQAAERASRQIIAREQELVEEFKKKGITVDTVNVADFRETVLEKVPFKQYGYEKSDWEKIQAVK; from the coding sequence ATGAAGCAAGGCCAGGCAGTCAAACTACTGTTCGCCGCCCTGGCGTTCGCCGTATCGGCGGGCGCGATGGCGCAGACCAAGCTGAAGTGGGCGCACGTCTACGAGACGTCCGAGCCCTTCCATACGGAATCCGTATGGGCGGCCCAGGAAATCGAAAAGCGCACCAACGGCCGCTATCACATCGATGTCTATCCGGCTTCGCAACTGGGCAAGGAAAACGACATCAACCAGGGCCTGACCCTGGGCACCGTCGACATGATCATCTCCGGCTCCAGCTTCGCGGCCAAGTCCTTCCCACGCATCGGGGTCACCTATTACCCCTATACCTTCCGCGACCCGCAGCACCTGCTGGCCTATACCAAGAGCGATATCTACCGGGAACTGTCGGACGGCTACGAGAAAAAGAGCGGCAACCACATCGTCGCCACCACCTACTACGGCACCCGCCAGACGACGTCCAACCGCCGCGTGCAGAAGTGCTCGGACATGCAGGGCCTGAAGATGCGCGTGCCGGACGTGCCGGCCTATCTGGCCATGCCACGCGCCTGCGGGGCCAATACCTCGCCCATCGCCTTCGCGGAGGTCTACCTGGCCCTGCAGAACGGCACGGTGGAAGCGCAGGAGAACCCCCTGACCACCATCGAGGCGAAAAAGTTCTACGAAGTGCAGAAGTACATCGCCCTGACCGGCCATATCGTCGACCACCTGAACACCATTATTTCCGGCCAGTTGTGGAAGAAGCTGTCGCCGGAGGACCGCAAGATCTTCAGCGAAGTCGCCCAGCAGGCCGCCGAACGCGCGTCCAGGCAGATCATCGCCCGCGAGCAGGAACTGGTGGAGGAGTTCAAGAAGAAGGGCATCACCGTGGATACCGTCAATGTCGCGGACTTCCGCGAGACGGTGCTGGAGAAAGTCCCCTTCAAGCAATACGGCTATGAAAAATCCGACTGGGAAAAGATCCAGGCCGTGAAGTAA
- a CDS encoding TRAP transporter small permease, which produces MATDAHVSPVRVPSTEPTQHASSVESIVSSFEEADHQQVDLSGHTFEDWLCLGLFWIMALLVFLQFFTRYVLNDSFAWTEELATYSLIGVVFIGAAMCVRTCRHIQVDLLYRFLPHAAGRVLATLIDLVRTAFFAYVAWLVWRYIQLVGDEPMTTIEWNKSYVYWLALFGFVLMAARSVQVTVVNWRQGYSNLERPEAYDKLD; this is translated from the coding sequence ATGGCCACCGATGCACACGTTTCGCCCGTTCGCGTCCCGTCCACGGAGCCGACGCAGCATGCGTCGTCCGTGGAGTCCATCGTCTCCAGCTTCGAGGAAGCCGATCACCAGCAGGTGGACCTGTCGGGCCATACCTTCGAGGACTGGCTCTGCCTGGGCCTGTTCTGGATCATGGCGCTGCTGGTCTTCCTGCAGTTCTTCACGCGCTATGTGCTGAACGACTCCTTCGCATGGACCGAGGAACTGGCCACCTACAGCCTGATCGGCGTGGTGTTCATCGGTGCCGCCATGTGCGTGCGCACCTGCCGGCATATCCAGGTCGACCTGCTGTACCGCTTCCTGCCGCATGCCGCGGGCCGGGTGCTGGCCACGCTGATCGACCTGGTGCGCACCGCGTTCTTCGCTTATGTCGCCTGGCTGGTGTGGCGCTACATCCAGCTGGTGGGCGACGAACCCATGACGACCATCGAATGGAACAAGTCCTATGTCTACTGGCTGGCGCTGTTCGGCTTCGTGCTGATGGCCGCGCGTTCGGTGCAGGTCACGGTGGTGAACTGGCGGCAGGGCTATTCCAATCTGGAACGGCCCGAGGCCTACGACAAACTGGATTGA
- a CDS encoding TRAP transporter large permease, translating to MWILICAFLLMMIVGMPVAVSMAGASLLYLLVSGDVPDVVVAQRMIAGVESFPLLAVPFFILAGNLMNIAGITGRIYNFAVALVGWMRGGLGHVNIVGSVVFAGMSGTAIADAAGLGTIEIKAMKDHGYKTEFAVGVTAASATLGPIIPPSLPFVIYGMMANVSIGSLFLAGVVPGAVLTIMMMFTVAYYARKNNWGGDVGFDLKRLGGATLEVLIVLAFPFSIWLMTRYGVSTNWAAIIAFVVLLALDWRFNFSAVMALMAPVILIGGMTLGWFTPTEAAVAAVVWALFLGLVRYRSMTLRLLAKATFDTIETTASVLFIVTAASVFAWLLTTTQAAQALTDAILSVTQSKWVFLMLANVLILVVGCFIDTIAAITILVPILLPIVLKLGIDPIHFGLIMTLNLMIGLLHPPLGMVLFVLARVARLSVERTTMAILPWLVPLFLALIAITYVPQITLWLPRAVGMGN from the coding sequence ATGTGGATATTGATCTGTGCATTCCTGCTGATGATGATCGTCGGCATGCCCGTGGCCGTCTCCATGGCGGGCGCCTCGCTGCTCTACCTGCTGGTCTCGGGCGACGTGCCCGACGTGGTGGTGGCGCAGCGCATGATCGCCGGCGTGGAGTCCTTTCCTTTGCTGGCCGTTCCTTTCTTCATCCTGGCCGGCAACCTGATGAACATCGCCGGCATCACGGGGCGCATCTATAACTTCGCCGTGGCGCTGGTGGGATGGATGCGCGGCGGGCTGGGCCATGTGAACATCGTCGGGTCCGTGGTATTTGCCGGCATGTCCGGCACGGCCATCGCCGACGCCGCGGGCCTGGGCACCATCGAAATCAAGGCGATGAAGGACCACGGCTACAAGACGGAATTCGCGGTGGGCGTCACGGCCGCGTCGGCGACGCTGGGGCCCATCATTCCGCCCTCGCTGCCCTTCGTGATCTACGGGATGATGGCCAATGTGTCCATCGGGTCCCTGTTCCTGGCCGGCGTGGTGCCGGGCGCCGTCCTGACGATCATGATGATGTTCACCGTGGCCTACTACGCCCGCAAGAACAACTGGGGCGGCGACGTGGGCTTCGACCTCAAGCGGCTGGGCGGCGCCACGCTGGAAGTTCTCATCGTGCTGGCGTTCCCGTTCTCGATCTGGCTGATGACGCGCTACGGGGTATCGACCAACTGGGCGGCGATCATCGCCTTTGTCGTGCTGCTGGCGCTGGACTGGCGCTTCAATTTCTCCGCCGTCATGGCGCTGATGGCGCCGGTGATCCTGATCGGCGGCATGACGCTGGGCTGGTTCACGCCTACCGAGGCGGCCGTGGCCGCGGTGGTGTGGGCCCTGTTCCTGGGCCTGGTGCGCTACCGCAGCATGACCCTGCGGCTGCTGGCCAAGGCCACGTTCGACACCATCGAGACCACCGCATCCGTGCTGTTCATCGTGACCGCGGCCTCGGTATTCGCCTGGCTGCTGACCACCACGCAGGCGGCGCAGGCGCTGACCGACGCCATCCTGAGCGTGACGCAAAGCAAGTGGGTCTTCCTGATGCTGGCCAATGTGCTGATCCTGGTGGTGGGCTGCTTCATCGACACCATCGCGGCCATTACCATCCTGGTCCCCATCCTGCTGCCCATCGTGTTGAAGCTGGGCATCGACCCCATCCATTTCGGCCTGATCATGACCCTGAACCTGATGATCGGCCTGTTGCACCCGCCCCTGGGCATGGTGCTGTTCGTGCTGGCGCGCGTGGCGCGGCTGTCGGTGGAGCGGACCACCATGGCGATCCTGCCGTGGCTGGTGCCGCTGTTCCTGGCGCTGATCGCGATTACCTACGTGCCCCAGATAACCTTGTGGTTGCCGCGTGCAGTGGGCATGGGCAACTGA
- a CDS encoding SDR family oxidoreductase, with the protein MGQRLAGKSAFVTAAGQGIGRATAEAFLREGARVIAADINPTGLSALAELPNCTVVELDVTDAAAVARAVADAGAVDILFNGAGYVHAGGILEAKDEDLSFAFELNVRAMMRLIQGFLPGMLARGGGSIINMASVAGSVKAVPNRFVYSTTKAAVVGLTKSVALDFVGKGIRCNAICPGTVESPSLRDRIAAQARQNGLSPQEVEASFVARQPMGRLGRAEEIAALAVYLASDESAFTTGTTQVIDGGWSN; encoded by the coding sequence ATGGGCCAGCGTTTGGCGGGTAAGTCGGCATTCGTGACGGCGGCGGGGCAGGGCATAGGCAGGGCAACGGCGGAAGCCTTCCTGCGCGAGGGCGCGCGCGTCATCGCCGCCGATATCAATCCCACAGGCCTGAGCGCGCTGGCCGAACTGCCCAACTGCACGGTGGTGGAACTGGATGTGACCGATGCGGCGGCGGTCGCCCGGGCGGTGGCGGATGCGGGCGCCGTCGACATCCTGTTCAACGGCGCGGGCTATGTGCATGCCGGCGGCATCCTGGAAGCGAAGGACGAGGACCTGAGCTTTGCCTTCGAGCTGAACGTGCGCGCCATGATGCGGCTGATCCAGGGCTTCCTGCCCGGCATGCTGGCCCGCGGCGGCGGCTCCATCATCAACATGGCGTCGGTGGCGGGCAGCGTCAAGGCCGTCCCCAACCGTTTCGTCTACAGCACCACCAAGGCCGCCGTGGTGGGCCTGACCAAATCCGTCGCCCTGGACTTCGTCGGCAAAGGCATCCGCTGCAACGCCATTTGCCCGGGTACCGTGGAGTCGCCGTCGCTGCGCGACCGCATCGCGGCGCAGGCCCGCCAGAACGGGCTATCGCCGCAAGAAGTCGAAGCGTCCTTCGTGGCGCGGCAACCCATGGGCCGGCTGGGTCGCGCCGAGGAAATCGCGGCGCTGGCGGTCTATCTGGCAAGCGATGAGTCGGCGTTCACCACGGGCACGACGCAGGTGATCGACGGCGGATGGTCTAATTGA
- a CDS encoding fumarylacetoacetate hydrolase family protein: MKLMRYGAKGAEKPAILDRDGKVRDLSGVVPDITADLLTPQGLAPLAKVDAASLPVVAEPGRIAPPWRGMGKFICIGLNYADHAAESGLPIPAEPVIFMKPTSCVIGCNDPVVLPQGSVKSDWEVELGVVIGARARYVSEADALKHVAGYCIVNDVSEREYQIERGGTWDKGKGCDTFGPVGPWLVTTDEIADPQNLGMWLDVNGKRMQTGSTRTMIFNVAQVVSYVSRFMTLYPGDLISTGTPPGVGLGMKPPVYLKDGDEMRLGVDGLGEQRQAVHAWNPELIDG; the protein is encoded by the coding sequence ATGAAGCTGATGCGTTACGGTGCCAAGGGCGCCGAGAAACCCGCGATCCTGGACCGCGATGGCAAGGTGCGCGATTTGTCGGGCGTGGTGCCCGACATTACGGCGGACCTGCTTACGCCGCAGGGGCTGGCGCCGTTGGCCAAGGTGGATGCGGCCAGCCTGCCGGTGGTCGCGGAGCCCGGCCGTATCGCGCCGCCCTGGCGCGGCATGGGCAAGTTCATCTGCATCGGGCTGAACTATGCGGACCATGCGGCCGAGTCGGGGCTGCCGATTCCGGCCGAGCCCGTGATCTTCATGAAGCCGACCAGCTGCGTCATCGGCTGCAACGATCCCGTCGTGCTGCCGCAGGGTTCCGTGAAGAGCGATTGGGAAGTGGAGCTGGGCGTGGTGATCGGCGCGCGCGCCCGCTATGTTTCCGAGGCGGACGCGCTGAAGCATGTGGCGGGGTACTGCATCGTCAACGATGTGTCCGAACGCGAATACCAGATCGAGCGCGGCGGCACCTGGGACAAGGGCAAGGGCTGCGACACCTTCGGGCCCGTAGGTCCCTGGCTGGTCACCACCGACGAAATCGCCGATCCGCAGAACCTGGGGATGTGGCTGGACGTCAACGGCAAGCGCATGCAGACCGGCAGCACGCGCACCATGATCTTCAATGTGGCGCAGGTAGTCAGCTATGTCAGCCGCTTCATGACACTGTACCCGGGCGACCTCATCAGTACCGGCACGCCGCCGGGCGTGGGCCTGGGCATGAAGCCGCCCGTCTACCTGAAGGACGGCGACGAGATGCGCCTGGGTGTCGATGGGCTGGGCGAGCAGCGTCAGGCCGTCCATGCCTGGAATCCGGAACTGATCGACGGCTGA
- a CDS encoding UxaA family hydrolase, giving the protein MSAIDNPVIRIHAADNVVIARRQLLGGTRLPAEDVTVVGLIPPGHKIAVRDIPAGSPVRRYNQIIGVARQDIAAGQHVHTHNMEFSEFQRDYAAGRDAHPTDYVASPATFQGIVRPDGRVATRNYIGVLTSVNCSATVARAIADHFRRDINPRALEAYPNVDGVVALTHGAGCATSSEGEPLKVLRRTLGGYARHPNFAGLMLVGLGCETNQIGGLMEQEGLQQSRQLQTFNIQDTGGTRKTVARGIELVEWMLEEANRAARTPVPASHITVGLQCGGSDGYSGISANPALGAAVDLLVRHGGTAILSETPEIYGGEHLLTRRAVSPAVAEKLVARLRWWEDYCRRNHAEMDNNPSAGNKAGGLTTILEKSLGAIAKSGTTNLVDVYEYAEPVTARGLVFMDTPGYDPVSATGQVAGGANLICFTTGRGSAYGCAPAPSLKLSTNTALWERQEDDIDIDCGAIVEGRATVQEMGQRIFELMLETASGRTTKSEAHGYGQNEFVPWQLGAVM; this is encoded by the coding sequence GTGAGCGCCATCGATAATCCCGTCATCCGCATCCATGCGGCCGACAATGTCGTCATCGCGCGGCGGCAGCTGCTGGGCGGCACCCGCCTGCCGGCGGAGGACGTCACCGTCGTCGGCCTGATCCCGCCCGGCCACAAGATCGCCGTGCGAGACATTCCGGCCGGCTCGCCCGTGCGCCGCTACAACCAGATCATCGGCGTGGCGCGGCAGGACATCGCCGCCGGCCAGCACGTCCACACGCACAATATGGAATTCAGCGAATTCCAGCGCGACTATGCGGCCGGCCGCGATGCCCATCCCACGGACTATGTCGCGTCCCCGGCCACCTTCCAGGGCATCGTGCGCCCGGACGGCCGGGTGGCCACGCGCAACTACATCGGCGTGCTGACCTCGGTGAACTGCTCGGCCACGGTCGCGCGCGCCATCGCGGACCATTTCCGCCGCGACATCAATCCCCGCGCGCTGGAAGCCTATCCCAATGTGGACGGCGTGGTGGCCCTGACCCACGGTGCCGGCTGTGCCACCAGCAGCGAAGGCGAGCCGCTCAAAGTCCTGCGCCGCACGCTGGGCGGCTATGCGCGGCACCCCAACTTCGCCGGCCTGATGCTGGTCGGCCTGGGTTGCGAAACCAACCAGATCGGCGGCCTGATGGAGCAGGAAGGCCTGCAGCAAAGCCGCCAGTTGCAGACCTTCAACATCCAGGACACCGGTGGCACGCGCAAGACCGTCGCGCGCGGCATCGAGCTGGTCGAGTGGATGCTGGAAGAGGCCAATCGTGCCGCGCGTACGCCCGTGCCCGCCAGCCACATTACCGTGGGCCTGCAGTGCGGCGGCTCCGACGGCTACTCCGGCATCAGCGCCAATCCCGCGCTGGGTGCCGCGGTCGACCTGCTGGTGCGCCATGGCGGCACGGCGATTCTTTCCGAGACGCCGGAAATCTACGGGGGCGAGCACCTGCTGACGCGGCGCGCGGTGTCGCCGGCGGTGGCGGAAAAGCTGGTCGCGCGCCTGCGCTGGTGGGAAGACTATTGCCGCCGCAATCATGCCGAGATGGACAACAACCCCTCGGCCGGCAACAAGGCGGGCGGCCTGACCACCATCCTGGAAAAATCCCTGGGCGCCATCGCCAAGAGCGGCACCACCAACCTGGTCGACGTCTATGAATATGCCGAGCCGGTTACCGCGCGCGGCCTGGTCTTCATGGACACGCCGGGCTACGACCCGGTCTCGGCCACGGGGCAGGTCGCCGGCGGCGCCAACCTGATCTGTTTCACCACGGGGCGGGGCTCGGCCTATGGCTGCGCGCCGGCGCCCTCGTTGAAGCTGTCGACCAACACGGCCCTGTGGGAGCGCCAGGAAGACGACATCGACATCGATTGCGGCGCCATCGTCGAGGGCCGCGCCACCGTGCAGGAAATGGGGCAGCGTATTTTCGAGTTGATGCTGGAGACCGCGTCGGGCCGCACCACCAAGAGCGAGGCCCACGGCTATGGCCAGAACGAGTTCGTGCCCTGGCAATTGGGCGCCGTGATGTAG
- the manD gene encoding D-mannonate dehydratase ManD, translated as MKITSARVIVCSPGRNFVTLKIETDEGLAGIGDATLNGRELAVASYLADHVIPCLIGRDAHQIEDIWQFLYRGAYWRKGPVTMTAIAAVDTALWDIKAKAANLPLYQLLGGKSRTGVMVYGHANGRDIEETADEVLRYREMGYRAIRAQSGVPGLQSVYGVGRGRMFYEPADATLPSEHDWSTEKYLDHTPRLFEKIREAVGWDVHLLHDVHHRLTPIEAARLGKSLEPYRMFWIEDPTPAENQEAFRLIRQHTVTPLAVGEIFNTVWDCKDLIQNQLIDYIRATVVHAGGITHLRRIADLAALYQVRTGCHGATDLSPVCMGAALHFDISVPNFGVQEYMRHTEETDAVFPHAYSFEDGMMMPGDVPGHGVDIDEALAGKYPYQRAYLPVNRLAHDGTLWNW; from the coding sequence ATGAAAATCACATCCGCCCGCGTCATCGTCTGCAGCCCGGGCCGCAACTTCGTCACCCTGAAGATCGAGACGGACGAAGGCCTGGCCGGTATCGGCGACGCCACCCTGAACGGCCGCGAACTGGCCGTCGCCAGCTACCTGGCCGATCACGTCATTCCTTGCCTGATCGGCCGCGACGCGCACCAGATCGAGGATATCTGGCAGTTCCTGTACCGCGGCGCCTATTGGCGCAAGGGGCCGGTCACCATGACGGCCATCGCCGCCGTCGATACCGCCTTGTGGGACATCAAGGCCAAGGCCGCCAATCTGCCGTTGTACCAATTGCTGGGCGGCAAGAGCCGCACCGGGGTCATGGTCTACGGCCATGCCAACGGCCGCGACATCGAGGAAACCGCCGACGAGGTCCTGCGCTATCGCGAGATGGGCTACCGGGCCATCCGCGCCCAGAGCGGCGTGCCGGGCCTGCAATCCGTCTACGGCGTGGGGCGGGGCCGCATGTTCTACGAGCCGGCCGATGCCACGCTGCCTTCCGAGCATGACTGGTCCACCGAGAAATACCTGGACCACACGCCCAGGCTGTTCGAAAAGATACGCGAGGCCGTCGGCTGGGATGTGCACCTGCTGCATGACGTGCACCATCGGCTGACCCCCATCGAGGCCGCCCGCCTGGGCAAGTCGCTGGAGCCCTACCGCATGTTCTGGATCGAGGATCCCACTCCCGCGGAGAACCAGGAGGCCTTTCGCCTGATCCGCCAGCATACGGTGACCCCGCTGGCCGTGGGCGAGATCTTCAACACGGTGTGGGACTGCAAGGACCTGATCCAGAACCAGCTGATCGACTATATCCGCGCCACCGTCGTCCACGCCGGCGGCATCACGCACTTGCGGCGCATCGCCGATCTGGCCGCGCTGTACCAGGTGCGCACCGGCTGCCATGGCGCCACCGACCTGTCGCCCGTGTGCATGGGCGCCGCGCTGCACTTCGATATCTCGGTGCCCAACTTCGGCGTGCAGGAATACATGCGCCATACGGAAGAAACCGACGCTGTCTTCCCGCATGCCTATTCCTTCGAGGACGGCATGATGATGCCGGGCGACGTGCCCGGCCATGGCGTGGACATCGACGAAGCCCTGGCCGGAAAGTACCCCTACCAGCGCGCCTATCTGCCGGTGAACCGGCTTGCCCACGACGGAACGCTATGGAATTGGTAG
- a CDS encoding Ldh family oxidoreductase, whose translation MELVEPAMRYCDADALADWGAACLRAHDVPEEDAARVARSLVQTSLWGIDSHGIARLPHYLNRLAHGSILARPVVTVSRSGVATAQVDGGQGLGIVVSHRANRAAMDIAAECGVGAVGVHNSSHCGAIGLYTRDVAREGMVGIAFTHSDSIAAPFGGHAPFLGTNPISIAFPRADGEPVCLDMATTSIPWNRVMNARREGTPLPAGVAVDDRGADARDAGAARALRPLGGPDYGHKGYALALMIELLCGPLNGNPYGPHISPMYEKLELPRRLGAFFVVIDPARFPGGPTLAATVEQMARELAQQPGQPRMPGDPEREAAARRRVQGIPLEPGLWAEMSAWSERLRVPMPAARRGDQAQAAQ comes from the coding sequence ATGGAATTGGTAGAACCCGCCATGCGCTATTGCGACGCCGATGCGCTGGCCGATTGGGGCGCCGCCTGCCTGCGCGCGCATGACGTACCGGAAGAAGACGCGGCGCGCGTCGCGCGCAGCCTGGTGCAGACCAGTCTGTGGGGCATCGATTCGCACGGCATCGCGCGGCTGCCGCACTATTTGAACCGGCTGGCGCATGGATCCATCCTGGCCCGCCCCGTCGTGACCGTCTCCCGCTCGGGCGTCGCCACCGCGCAGGTGGACGGCGGCCAGGGGCTGGGCATCGTCGTGTCGCATCGCGCCAACCGCGCGGCCATGGACATCGCCGCGGAATGCGGCGTGGGCGCCGTCGGTGTCCACAATTCATCCCACTGCGGCGCCATCGGCCTGTACACGCGCGACGTGGCGCGGGAAGGCATGGTGGGCATCGCCTTTACCCATTCCGATTCAATCGCCGCGCCGTTCGGCGGGCACGCGCCTTTCCTGGGGACCAATCCCATCTCCATCGCCTTTCCGCGCGCGGACGGCGAGCCGGTCTGCCTGGATATGGCCACGACCTCGATCCCGTGGAATCGCGTGATGAACGCCCGGCGCGAGGGCACGCCCCTGCCCGCCGGCGTGGCCGTGGACGATCGCGGCGCCGACGCCCGCGATGCCGGCGCGGCGCGCGCGCTGCGGCCGCTGGGCGGGCCGGATTACGGCCACAAGGGCTACGCGCTGGCGCTGATGATCGAGCTGCTGTGCGGACCGCTGAACGGCAATCCCTACGGACCGCATATCTCGCCGATGTACGAGAAATTGGAGCTGCCCCGCCGCCTGGGCGCCTTCTTCGTCGTCATCGACCCCGCGCGTTTTCCGGGCGGGCCGACGCTGGCGGCGACGGTGGAACAGATGGCGCGGGAGCTCGCGCAACAGCCGGGCCAGCCGCGCATGCCGGGCGACCCGGAACGCGAGGCCGCCGCGCGGCGGCGTGTGCAGGGGATCCCGCTGGAGCCCGGGCTATGGGCCGAGATGAGCGCATGGAGCGAGCGCCTGCGCGTGCCCATGCCGGCGGCCCGCCGGGGCGACCAGGCCCAGGCGGCTCAGTAG